In Fusobacteria bacterium ZRK30, the DNA window CATGGCTAGACCAGACTCAGCTCTGTCATTAGAGCTAGAAAGAAGTATGAATATGCAGGTAAGGGTAGAAACCTTTGAAGAACACCTAAGGCATGCAGGAGTGATAGATGATCTCGATGATAAGAGAAGGATAAAGAGTTATAACTTAAATAAATGGAATGAAGATATGCAGAAATCCTTTTCTAAGACCAGGTCCAAGATCCTAAAACTAAAAGATCTATCATCTATAAAAAAAGCCCTGGAAGATCTGGATAAAAAAATAAATGAATTCAATGATACATACTTTGAAAAAAGAAAACAGATAGATGCCTTAGAGGTCCAGTATGAAACTCTGGATGATGAAGTGAGAGTATGGCTCCTGGAATATGCTGTTAGCTGCAGAGAAAAACTGAAAATAGAAAATTCCAAGATTGAAATGAAACTTATTAAGGAAAATTTAAGTAGAAAAAAAAGGTAAAAAAAAAGGAGGATTAATCCACCTTTTTGTAGAGACCTGAACCACAATCTGGGCATTTTGGTAGTTCCTCATTGTCCGTCTCTATTATTAATTCTAAGTAACACATGACACACATATAAGTTCCTACACCTGGTTTTTCACCTGCTGCATACATAGGATCTCACCTCCTATAACAAACTAAAAACTTCTTTACCTTAGGAGTATACATTAAAATTCTTAAAAATGCACTAAGAATTATATTTTATTTAAATTGTGCTAATTTTATAAACAAAAAAATATTATTGAAAGGAGTAAAATTATGAGAGATACAATATTTAATATGAGACAAGACATTGCTCTAGAAATGAAAGAAAAACACAAATTGAATATTGAGGACTTTATTTTAATTAGAAAGATAGGCGATTTCAGCTTATCTGATGACACTATAGAAATTATAAAAGATGGAAAAGTTTATCACTGGATCAGTTATGATGCTATTCAGAAAGATTTCCCATTACTATATCCCACAGTAGAAGCTATTAAAAAAAGAGTCCATAGAATGACTAAAAAAGGTCTCTTAGTAAGTAAAGCTCATATAGTAAAAAGAGGAGATTTAAATAAAAGTGAGTTTAATACACCGGGAACATTTTCAATCTTAAGGTTAGAAAAAGAAGCTAAAAAATTATTTAATTCAAAAGCGGTTCTGTTACCGGGACAAAATGACGCACCCCCTGAGACAGATTGTCCCGACACCCAGGACAAATTGGGGCGGCCCCTAGGACAAAATGGCGTTAACAAAGAACTCCTAGAAAAGAACCCCAAAAAAAGAACACCTAAAAAAGAAGCAGTAGCAAAAAAGAAAGGATCTGCTGCTGCCCCTGAAGATACTTTTTTTAAAAACTTAAAAGACCTTTTGTCTAAAGCCAGTATTAAAAATCAGAATTCCAATACTTTAAAAAATATCAAAGAGTTCTCCAATGGAGATCTGGATGAAGTAAAAAAAGTAATTGAATTTATAAAGCTGAAGAATAAAAACATGAACTCCAAAGTCCTGGTAGCGATCTTGAGAGATAAAGATCATCAGATAGTTGAACCGATAGAATTAAAAAAAATCACCAGGAAAGAAAAGATAAACTTTATGGTTAATAAATTGGGTGAGATTGAGATCAATGATCTCAGAGAAAAAGTCAAAGAGCAAACCTTCAATGGAGAGGAGGGATCCTTTGTAAATATTGAGTTAGAAAATGTTCTCTGTAAAAGGTTCAACAAATATATCTCAGATGGAGGGACCTATGGATAACAGAGAGGTCGGTGACTAGAACTACTTTAGGGTTGTGTTTTGTCTAAATAAAAACAGCCTTCAGATCTATAGATCTAAAAAGGCTGCCAAACAGAACCACCAATCTATAAAAAATTCCGACCAAAGAAAAATATTACAGAAGGTGTTAGTGATTCTAAATAGATTATAGCATAAAACCACTATCGGTTGTATTTAACTTTTAAGGGGTTGAATTAATGAAGACTAAAAAAGAAGCTTTTAAAAAATTAGAAACCAGACCTCATACCAAAAAATATGCTAAAAAATTAAGTTTTGATTTTACTTTTGATATTGAGGAGTTCAATAAATTTTGGCTAGGGGATATAGAGCCTATGGGGACTAAGAAATATTTTTTCACTAAGAAAAGTAAGGAAAAATTTCAGAGATTTATAATCTCTAACCGAGACTATGAGAAAGAGATAAAAAAGAACCTGAAGAAAAAAGAGAAGATCCTTAATCTCAAAAAAGATGAAAAGATTAGAAAGTGTACCAAGTGTAAAGAAGAGTTTATAACAAAGGTCGATAGCTTGGGAGTTAGCTATGATACCCGGTGTAAGAAGTGTAAGACCATTGAGAGGAATGATCATAGGGGCAGGTTAAATGGCAGACTGGGAAAAGTAGAAGCGGAAGGATGGGAATAAAAAAAAGCCAAGACTAAATCTTAGCTTTTTGACCAGGAATTATTCGTAACACGCTGTTCCCTCGACTTGAACAAGACAATCTTTACTTACAAAATCTGAAGTTATTACTGTTCTTACCGGGAAGCTGTCTTTATCAAAATACTTCATCCAAACACTATGCATCCCGTGAAAATCTTCAATATTTTTTAGTATAACTGTCATCTTAACGACGTTTTTAAGAGTCAGGTGAATTTTTTTTAGTGACAGATCCAGTTCTTTTAATGTTTGTTCCATTTGTTCTTCAATAGTTGTTAATACCGTACCTTTTTTATCGCAGTAACCACCAAAATGGCCGATGTGTACCAGATCATCTGTTCTTACAAATGTTGAAAGACCATATTCATCATAAGGCGGAATAACGATTCGTTCTATCATAATTCAAAACCTCCAGTATATTTTATAAAATCTATATTAAATATAGCACAATAAAAAGTTTAGTCAATACTTATCAAGGTAATTTATCCATAATTACCGTCACTAAATATGTATAAAGTAATAACAAACACAATCAATGCTGCAAGAAGAAAGGATATAAATATTCTTATAAACAAGTTTGTAATGGTGTTTTTAAATAATAAATACAATAATGAGAAAATCAAAATAAGAGCTAAAATTGGTTTCCAACATAGAAGTATTAGAATAATAATATCGTGCAACATAATCATCTCCTTTTTTTACTAATACTAAGTATAGCACTTAATTATCTATTATAGAAAAAATAAAAAAAAGAAGATTAGAGGAGGTATAAACTATGATTAAATTTAATGAGAAAATCACAGAGATTGAATCCAAAGAAAATTTAAGTACAGTTGTTAAGCTGCTAAAAAAGATGAATAAGAGGGATAAATCATGAAGGTAGGAGCATATGTAAGAGTTTCTACCACTATGCAGGAGGAAAAAGACTCTTTAAAAACACAAATAAAAAAAATAGAATCTTATTGTGATCTCCACGATTATGAATTATATAAAATTTATGAAGACGTTGACAGTGGTGCCAATGATGAAAGGACAGGGTTTAAAACTTTATTAAAAGATATAAAGAAAAAGAAGTTTGATATAGTCCTGGTCTATGAATCATCCCGGATCTCCAGAAAAACCCATACAATGATGAATTTTGTTTTTAAGTTAATTGAAAAAGATATAAAATTTATCTCAATCTCACAACCGGATCTAAATACCACTACCAGTACAGGGAGATTATTTTTTACTATCCAGGCCGGTCTTGCCCAATATGAGAGGGAGCAGATATCAGCCAGGGTAAAGTCA includes these proteins:
- a CDS encoding RidA family protein, yielding MIERIVIPPYDEYGLSTFVRTDDLVHIGHFGGYCDKKGTVLTTIEEQMEQTLKELDLSLKKIHLTLKNVVKMTVILKNIEDFHGMHSVWMKYFDKDSFPVRTVITSDFVSKDCLVQVEGTACYE
- a CDS encoding zinc ribbon-containing protein, with amino-acid sequence MYAAGEKPGVGTYMCVMCYLELIIETDNEELPKCPDCGSGLYKKVD